A single genomic interval of Amblyomma americanum isolate KBUSLIRL-KWMA chromosome 11, ASM5285725v1, whole genome shotgun sequence harbors:
- the LOC144111499 gene encoding uncharacterized protein LOC144111499 isoform X1: MLPLATQRVARTNGDGGGLTHRPDNRAGCLGSPVSGSIERLGSLGVWFRFRSHTSRVHSLFASGLVRAWNNTARASQCTRFTAFSTGRRSGRIGHGARALRTTRKKESGAKMDPSETVGRLATGVIATIVVIVVAVVVAIVACCVCCIRGCMAQRDVHTVVVQSPAPGAFMQPSGPGVGQPSLAVSATAPPYPAM; encoded by the exons ATGCTGCCCTTGGCAACGCAGAGAGTTGCGCGGACGAATGGGGACGGAGGGGGCCTGACGCACCGTCCCGACAACAGGGCTGGCTGTCTGGGTTCTCCCGTGTCTGGGTCCATAGAGCGCTTAGGCAGCTTGGGTGTATGGTTTCGCTTTCGCTCCCACACCTCTCGGGTTCACTCATTGTTCGCTTCGGGGCTGGTACGCGCATGGAACAACACGGCTCGAGCTAGCCAGTGTACACGCTTCACTGCATTCAGCACCGGCCGGCGCAGTGGGCGGATCGGTCACGGAGCCCGTGCCTTGCGGACGACAA gaaagaaagaaagcggtgcCAAGATGGACCCCAGCGAGACAGTCGGCCGCCTGGCCACGGGAGTGATCGCCACCATCGTGGTCATCGTGGTGGCCGTCGTCGTGGCCATCGTCGCCTGCTGCGTCTGCTGCATCCGGGGCTGCATGGCGCAGAGG GACGTTCACACCGTGGTGGTCCAGTCACCCGCACCGGGTGCCTTCATGCAGCCATCGGGCCCTGGTGTCGGTCAGCCGTCGCTCGCGGTCAGCGCCACTGCGCCGCCCTACCCCGCGATGTGA
- the LOC144111499 gene encoding uncharacterized protein LOC144111499 isoform X2, translating into MDPSETVGRLATGVIATIVVIVVAVVVAIVACCVCCIRGCMAQRDVHTVVVQSPAPGAFMQPSGPGVGQPSLAVSATAPPYPAM; encoded by the exons ATGGACCCCAGCGAGACAGTCGGCCGCCTGGCCACGGGAGTGATCGCCACCATCGTGGTCATCGTGGTGGCCGTCGTCGTGGCCATCGTCGCCTGCTGCGTCTGCTGCATCCGGGGCTGCATGGCGCAGAGG GACGTTCACACCGTGGTGGTCCAGTCACCCGCACCGGGTGCCTTCATGCAGCCATCGGGCCCTGGTGTCGGTCAGCCGTCGCTCGCGGTCAGCGCCACTGCGCCGCCCTACCCCGCGATGTGA